A stretch of DNA from Cryptomeria japonica chromosome 4, Sugi_1.0, whole genome shotgun sequence:
ACATTCACCAAGCTACAAGATTTTAGCCTGGACCACAGCAATGATTTGGAGTTACCTCTTGGTAACTGCAATATGTCCTCCACTCTGTCATGCTCTATTACCAACTGCCATCAGCTTCAAATTTTACCATATGATTTTGGAAATATAAGCAATCTGAGATTGTTGAGGTTATCAGCATTACCACGCCTGGAACAGCTTTCTGTGTCAACTGGGAAACTTGTACAGTTGGAATATTTAGACATTTCACTATGCGAGGGCTTGAAAGAACTTCCAAAGGAAATAGGCCAGCTCAAGAAATTGAGAGAGCTTGATATGATGGCGCTACCTTCAACTGTTTGTTACCTGTGATGAGACGATAGGGAAGCAGTGGTTGCAGGCCAAGAACATTTATATTCCTGATCTTAGAGTTGAAATTGTGGAAGCACGCTTTAGT
This window harbors:
- the LOC131079812 gene encoding probable disease resistance protein At5g66900 — encoded protein: MKKLKFLMIYNRGTNKARVKGLDVLSSLTQLKNVRLERLILPFVEKHGIEELQNIAKLSLSLSEGFENISTFTKLQDFSLDHSNDLELPLGNCNMSSTLSCSITNCHQLQILPYDFGNISNLRLLRLSALPRLEQLSVSTGKLVQLEYLDISLCEGLKELPKEIGQLKKLRELDMMALPSTVCYL